One Malassezia restricta chromosome III, complete sequence DNA segment encodes these proteins:
- a CDS encoding U3 small nucleolar RNA-associated protein 15: MEYQPLRAPPTAAATASSSLHSHSESLYWRNQFYSPVFLKEFAPVTCIHFVPSSHATDDDPSGSSSRGRFAVTTGTRVQIYSMRTSRVVKTITRFKDVARSAHFRSDARLLVAGEDTGNVQVFDTNSRTILRSFQGHQMPVHVSKFSTDITQVLTASDDRTVRMWDMPEQKETRRFEGHTDYVRAGAISQDNPHVVMSGAYDGTVRLWDLRMSEHDGQAMCMEHGAPVEDVLVYPTGGSGVAVSAGGPMLRVWDIMSGGRCMRAISNHQKTITKLALSVESGAGFTSDEGSGGMRLLSGGLDHLVKVYDPAQDYRVTHTMRYPAPILSLAVSPDESHIAVGMSDGTLCIRKRELKASELESRERRRAALRTGAYEHFATGPTRASAATRADELSVESTRRQRLKRYDQLLKAFRYRDALDASLQQGVPASVTFALIMELIRRSPSGQADGLRRAISGRDDVTLEPILRFLLRHVTNPQYTHLVCDTLNLVIDTYASVLGQSPIIDDLFGRIWAKLGEEMRLQSQLFQVNGALEMLLARSALGAAMT; the protein is encoded by the coding sequence ATGGAGTATCAGCCGCTGagagcgccgccgacggCTGCAGCGACGGCCTCATCGTCGCTGCACTCGCACTCCGAGTCGCTATATTGGAGGAATCAGTTTTACTCGCCTGTCTTTCTCAAAGAGTTTGCGCCCGTGACGTGCATCCACTTTGTGCCAtcgagccatgccacgGACGATGATCCTAGTGGCTCGAGCTCGCGTGGCCGATTCGCTGTCACGACAGGCACTCGCGTGCAGATCTACAGCATGCGCACAAGTCGCGTAGTAAAGACCATCACTCGTTTTAAGGATGTGGCCCGCAGCGCGCACTTTCGCTCGGATGCCCGTTTGCTGGTGGCCGGCGAGGACACGGGGAATGTGCAAGTCTTTGATACCAACTCACGTACGATATTGCGCTCTTTCCAAGGACACCAGATGCCCGTGCATGTATCTAAATTTTCGACGGATATCACGCAGGTGCTGACGGCCTCAGATGACCGCACTGTGCGCATGTGGGACATGCCTGAACAAAAAgagacgcgccgctttgAGGGCCACACGGACTATGTGCGCGCTGGAGCCATCTCTCAAGACAACCCGCATGTCGTCATGTCGGGCGCCTATGACGGCACGGTGCGTCTATGGGATCTGCGCATGAGCGAACACGACGGCCAAGCCATGTGCATGGAACATGGAGCGCCGGTCGAAGATGTGTTGGTGTACCCGACGGGTGGCAGTGGCGTGGCGGTGAGTGCCGGAGGGCCCATGCTGCGTGTATGGGATATCATGAGTGGGGGCCGttgcatgcgcgcgataTCCAACCACCAAAAGACGATCACGAAACTGGCGCTGTCCGTCGAGTCGGGCGCTGGATTCACCTCGGACGAAGGAAGTGGCGGCATGCGACTACTGAGCGGTGGCCTCGATCATCTTGTCAAGGTGTATGATCCAGCGCAGGACTATCGCGTCACGCACACGATGCGGTATCCAGCGCCCATCTTGAGTTTGGCCGTGAGTCCCGATGAAAGCCATATTGCCGTGGGCATGTCGGACGGCACACTGTGCATCCGGAAGCGCGAGCTCAAAGCTAGCGAGCTCGAGAGCCGTGagcgtcggcgtgccgcttTGCGCACAGGTGCCTATGAGCACTTTGCCACGGGCCCCACCCGGGCGAGTGCTGCGACGCGGGCTGACGAACTGTCCGTGGAgtcgacgcggcgccaaCGGCTGAAGCGCTACGATCAGCTCCTCAAAGCGTTCCGCTACCGGGATGCGTTGGATGCGAGTTTGCAGCAAGGCGTGCCTGCGAGTGTGACGTTTGCCCTGATCATGGAGCTGATTCGTCGCTCGCCGAGTGGCCAGGCGGACGGTCTGCGTCGTGCCATATCAGGACGTGACGACGTGACGCTCGAGCCCATCTTGCGTTTCCTGTTGCGGCATGTGACGAATCCGCAGTACACCCATCTTGTGTGCGACACACTGAATCTGGTGATTGATACGTACGCGTCGGTGTTGGGCCAATCGCCGATCATTGACGACCTGTTCGGGCGCATTTGGGCCAAGCTGGGCGAGGAAATGCGTCTCCAGTCTCAGCTGTTCCAGGTAAATGGTGCGTTGGAGATGCTCCTGGCGCGTTCGGCGCTGGGTGCGGCCATGACATAG
- a CDS encoding AP complex subunit beta encodes MADHGRQDRCFVYGSAEELGSDLVNAKSYSKKVAVLKRIIANATMGNDMSALCTSVAECMSLQDIHIKKMGYFFLSNYGMRKKEALTPYIDLFTQDAKSQDAITRASALRTMASLLTDDMVHGLLDPVRSALYDKKPYVRKTAAMCVARMYMYDAALMEKSGFIEKLFGMMYDTSTDVVVSAVAALYHMAESSHTMQLSVNFKQANHLVQVMHQCSEWGQTYIMETLLFFTPQTGQEAHMLADALSRHVQVHSPTLALTASKVAMFLMNYMSDMERMNALGRWIGYVLMPHMKAPPEILYTILTNVLLYLQRRPMVLRLELSPFLCTYSDPEYIKLVKLDILYQLATQSNATDVLDELQSCVTDINENIARKATHMIGRLALKWSLVADPCVAALKTIMQGRADYALQESVMVVKDILRKYPDRYGYIVTMLCDHIPSLYESPAKVSMIWILGHFCDRVEGSTDALHDYTLSFLDESSDVQLALLTATVKLFLRKPKSGGPIVQKILHQATDLVANPDVRDRGYFYMRLLTLDASMAMAVAFADASSEEALEQIQQHVLDQLILHGASLVPLLQQNPPVMIPKVRHRFMPDSPALEPSARPHASTHMHAEPSQYHTMHDTDDEAVYTDLAPPQPSNCASVAVGQLI; translated from the coding sequence ATGGCGGACCATGGGCGGCAGGACAGGTGCTTTGTGTATGGCAGTGCAGAGGAGCTGGGCTCAGACCTTGTCAATGCGAAGTCTTACTCGAAAAAGGTGGCTGTGCTGAAGCGCATTATAGCGAATGCAACGATGGGCAATGACATGAGCGCACTGTGTACGAGTGTGGCGGAGTGCATGAGTCTTCAGGATATCCATATAAAAAAGATGGGGTACTTTTTCCTGTCGAACTACGGTATGAGGAAGAAGGAGGCATTGACGCCCTATATCGATTTGTTTACGCAGGATGCGAAAAGTCAAGATGCGATCACACGTGCTTCGGCACTGCGAACCATGGCGTCTCTCCTcaccgacgacatggtgcaCGGCCTCCTAGATCCTGTACGCAGCGCTTTGTACGACAAGAAACCATACGTTCGCAAAACAGCGGCcatgtgcgtcgctcggATGTACATGTACGATGCAGCTCTCATGGAAAAAAGCGGGTTTATCGAAAAGCTCTTTGGCATGATGTATGATACGAGCACCGACGTGGTGGTGTCAGCGGTTGCAGCACTGTATCACATGGCAGAGAGTAGCCACACGATGCAACTCTCTGTCAACTTCAAGCAGGCCAACCACCTCGTGCAAGTCATGCATCAATGTTCTGAATGGGGGCAGACGTACATTATGGAGACGCTGTTGTTTTTTACGCCGCAGACGGGCCAGGAGGCCCATATGCTCGCAGATGCTTTGTCGCGGCATGTGCAGGTGCACAGCCCGACATTGGCACTCACAGCCAGCAAGGTGGCCATGTTTCTGATGAATTATATGAGCGACATGGAGCGGATGAACGCGCTAGGACGGTGGATTGGCTATGTGCTCATGCCGCATATGAAGGCGCCTCCAGAGATCTTGTATACGATTCTCACAAACGTGCTTCTATACTTGCAGCGTCGGCCCATGGTGCTGCGGTTGGAGCTTTCTCCCTTTTTATGTACATACAGCGACCCAGAATACATCAAGCTCGTCAAGCTCGATATCCTGTATCAACTAGCAACGCAATCGAATGCAACcgatgtgctggatgaATTACAAAGCTGCGTGACGGACATCAACGAGAACATCGCACGCAAAGCCACTCACATGATCGGACGCCTCGCCCTCAAGTGGAGCCTTGTAGCTGACCcgtgcgtggcggcgctAAAGACCATCATGCAGGGCCGTGCGGACTATGCACTACAAGAGTCGGTGATGGTGGTCAAGGACATTTTGCGCAAATACCCAGACCGCTACGGCTACATTGTCACGATGCTATGTGACCACATTCCCTCTCTGTATGAGTCCCCAGCCAAGGTGTCCATGATCTGGATCTTGGGGCACTTTTGCGATCGTGTCGAAGGTTCTAccgatgcgctgcatgactATACCCTGTCCTTTTTGGACGAGTCGTCCGATGTGCAGCTGGCACTCTTAACGGCCACAGTCAAACTGTTCCTTCGGAAGCCAAAATCTGGTGGACCAATTGTACAGAAGATCCTGCACCAAGCGACGGACCTCGTCGCCAATCCGGACGTACGCGACCGTGGCTATTTTTACATGCGCCTCCTGACTTTGGACGCCAGTATGGCTATGGCTGTGGCATTTGCCGATGCGTCCTCTGAAGAGGCCCTCGAACAAATTCAACAGCACGTACTAGACCAGCTGATTTTGCACGGTGCAAGTCTGGTCCCGCTCCTGCAGCAGAACCCACCTGTGATGATACCAAAGGTGAGGCACAGGTTCATGCCCGACTCGCCCGCGCTCGAACCATCAGCGCGACCGCATGCCAGTACACACATGCACGCAGAGCCGTCTCAGTACCACACTATGCACGATACcgatgacgaggcggtATATACAGACCTCGCGCCGCCCCAGCCGTCCAACTGTGCCTCTGTAGCGGTGGGCCAGCTCATTTGA